One window of the Entelurus aequoreus isolate RoL-2023_Sb linkage group LG18, RoL_Eaeq_v1.1, whole genome shotgun sequence genome contains the following:
- the LOC133634103 gene encoding aerolysin-like protein: MATTLLLIGGQGGAPFAFTGLDNGATLKKIGVAVGGWMIKAVRAELTDGRVQSFGNAYTFNEFTFNLGERITKLSLWGNGAGTRLGGIRFWTSTGREFFQYMTDWPLKTEYSINIGSGVCLGLQGRSGEDIDCMGFLFINAIKSSVLTNMTYPSLAMYIPQVNKEYIKSVSYHNDTSEAQEQKCSYTRSVTKSKSWSTTVKIESTVSMSVSAGIPDLVEVSGGFSLTLGAETTSAMTYEETITESDEVDVKVPAGKTVSVELSVGRAVIDLPYSATVEITCLNGSQLDFASTGSYTGVAYTAVNVKTTESDKVMNVE; this comes from the exons ATGGCAACTACACTCTTGCTCATTGGTGGACAGGGAGGCGCTCCATTTGCCTTCACTGGCCTTGACAACGGTGCCACCCTTAAGAAGATTGGAGTGGCAGTGGGCGGCTGGATGATCAAAGCAGTACGGGCCGAGCTGACCGATGGGCGTGTGCAGTCCTTTGGAAATGCGTACACTTTCAATGAGTTTACGTTTAACCTTGGCGAGCGCATCACCAAGCTGTCCCTCTGGGGTAACGGTGCCGGGACACGTCTAGGTGGCATCAGGTTCTGGACGAGTACTGGACGCGAGTTCTTCCAGTACATGACCGACTGGCCCCTGAAGACCGAGTACTCTATCAACATTGGGTCTGGAGTCTGCCTGGGGTTGCAGGGGAGATCTGGCGAAGACATCGACTGTATGGGATTCCTCTTCATCAATGCCATCAAGTCGTCTGTGCTAACCAACATGACCTATCCCAGCCTGGCCATGTACATACCCCAG GTCAACAAAGAATACATCAAATCGGTGTCTTATCACAACGACACCTCTGAGGCTCAAGAGCAGAAATGTAGCTACACCAGATCTGTGACCAAGTCTAAATCCTGGAGCACCACCGTTAAGATTGAGTCCACCGTCAGCATGAGCGTTTCAGCAGGGATCCCGGATCTGGTGGAGGTGTCCGGTGGGTTTAGCTTGACCCTGGGAGCTGAGACGACCTCCGCAATGACCTATGAAGAGACCATAACGGAATCAGATGAGGTGGATGTGAAGGTCCCGGCAGGAAAGACCGTGAGCGTTGAGTTGTCAGTGGGACGAGCAGTCATCGACCTCCCCTACTCGGCCACCGTggaaatcacatgcctgaatggCAGCCAGCTGGACTTCGCATCCACTGGCAGCTACACCGGTGTGGCTTACACTGCAGTGAATGTGAAAACCACTGAGTCTGATAAAGTCATGAATGTTGAATAA